GCAACCCCGACATAGTACAATTTAGATCATCTGAATCTCACACAACTATTCTACCTTCTTTTCTTAGAAACCTTGCTCTTCATATTGGTTGCGGTAATTAGTCGATAATCAGATGGGAGCATTTCACTTGTCTTCCCAAATATTTTCTCATAATCGTCCCACAGCTCGAACCTAGTCAAAACCAAAACACAGAGCAATAGGAGCATTGCTAATAAAAAGgtgcatgaaaatgaataacGAAAAGGCCACAGGGACACGAATCGCATACCAATATGCCAGGAATTGGAATGACGCATACTTCCCATAGATGGACTCTACATCCTTCTCAACAGAACGAATGGTACTACTTATTGCATGAAACTGCAAATAATGTTAAACAGCATTATTCTAATGTCATTATGAAATCACAGTGAGGAAGTCAAGGAAACAGACCTTTTTCAAATGCCTGATGGTTTCTGTATCAGCTggaattttatggtaaaatccCATGCACATGAGGACATTGGCACGTGTAAAAGGACCAAAACCACAGATACCAGATAACTCCTTGTCCAGTTCAACATAGCTAGATAATGTGAATTCACCACAAACTTCTTCAAGCTTTCTCAGCTGTAGGTTGTGTTCCACGATATTTTGAGCAAGTGATACTATACGCTGGGCTCGATATCCAAGTTTACAACGCATGGCCAGGTAATCCACATCAAGTGTTGCCAATTCTTCTGGACTAGGAAAATCACCCATTTGTTTGGATGGGCAAGGCATATCTCCTGACAAGTCATGAAGGGTGATGGAAACAGTAGAGAGTTCAGACAAGTTGAAGCTGTTTCTTGTTTCTTCCGTACGCGAGGGTGTGCTTGAAGGTGTTTCCTTCACTTGTAAATCTTTTGGCTCGTTGTCAGGGTTGATCTCCGAGTTTGCATCTTCTGCTAATCCAGCTTCATCCTCTATCAACTTGGTTTCTAGTTTCACaactatcttctttttctttccacgCTTTCTCTTTAGTTCTCTGGGTTCAGGTGTCTTCGGATAAAAATCCTCACGAGAAGTGCGAAGGTTCAGCTCCAGTTGAAGATCACAGAGTGATCTAGCCATTGACAGAGTTCTAGGCCATCTACAATAAGAGGGAATCCATGCATCATTACATACATTAGCTTATACAGGACTTCAGCAAAAATTATTAATAGAGAAACTAAAATATAAAATCTCTTCACAATGCCCCTGTGTTTCCCAATTTATGATTTATACagatgataaataaataaaactgaCCTTATCTGTTCATTTGTATTCAGATCATCACATGAGAAATTTCTCATTATATGAACTAAAAGAGGTATTTTCTGAATCCAGTTAATGTTCAATTGCATATCAAAGATATGAAATTTATGCTGAGAAATTATACAAAGACTGTCATATGTTTTTGGTCTCAATCAgtcaaagcaattaaaaaatTGCATAACAGTAGTTAAATCCAGCAAAATAGCAAGTAATATCATTCAAAGACAACAAATCTAGTGATATGGCTAAAATCTTAAACGTGGTCCTTTGGATTTCCTTAAAACGAAGTTCCTAACTTCCCAGATCAGAAGATAGGGGTATACAAGATGCTCCACATGGATAACTAGAGAAGGTTGTCTCATGCAAAATTATTGACTTTAGCTGAAATATCAGCCTATTAGAAGCTTTTGGAAAAATGCTACAGAATCCTTTGTGATTAAAACGGAGAAAGAGATATCACTACTTGTGTTAAATTTATTTTAGGTAATTAAAGATGGTATAGTAGCTTTATTGCACACATTCATTATCATGCATGTTTATTATACAACCAATTGATACCTTTTTCCATTCTATAACACATAGTCCTGTAAGTGAATATGCTAGCTACATGTCCTCATGATATTAACATGTTCACTTAAAAGATGCTCCAAAAGTTACCTTTTAGGTCCTTGGGCAATTCGGAATCAGCAATCCTTCTTAGCAGCTCATTGTGCTTGGCCCAGCCTACCTAGCCAGAGACATTCCAACATGACGAGAGTCGGCAAGTCACAGAAACCATTTTATTCCGGACAATGGTAGACATGGGAGATTTGAGTCCTTAGATATGTACAAGAAATATTTTCATGGCCAATTGCCACCTGGACCCATAGGATAAGGCCGAGCTGGTACTCTTATGCTTACAACACTCACTTAAAGCTCTCTTGATTCATCCTCTACTCCTTCATTTGCTGGGCTTTCCCTTGATGTAACCATATTCTTTGCTATCTCTGGTGATTGATTCACTAACTATCAACAGCAAAGCCCCTTTAAACAAGCGCCATAAaacaattatatttttttggataacattatttgctttcattttcttttccacATTGATTGTCTGAAATTTTTCCATTACATTACATCACGGTACTCATTAGCATGCTAATACAGTCTACACCCTGATATTCCACCATTAGCATGTAAATTTAGGatattttcctttgtttttCCTGTCGCAAGGCCTGCTGCCTTGTTAATTTATGAGCCACATCTAAATGTCCCATCATTAGCTCATACTGCCTCCTTTGCACCAACGTCCTCTTGTATTCATGGTCAAGCTTCTCCAACTTGGCCTTTAGCCCTACAATCCTCTCCTAGCCATTGGGTTCCTTTATATCTGCTCTAGCCAGCAAGACCACCCTTTAATAGTCAATCGTCCACAGCTGTCACTTTACTACTTATCTTCAAAGTTTTAGGCTTTCCTAAGCTTTATTTAAGTGTCAGTTGGTAGGTCCAATATCCAAAGACCAATGTGAGAATCCCTTGTTGTTTTGTTGGATGATTTGCTTAAGCACTTCTTAATTTGTTTTTGCCTAAATTGTAGTTTGAGTTTTGCTGGCCTTCAATTGATTCTTTCAGCCCTCACACAAACTTGAGTGCAATACACCTTTCATACGTACATTTCACTCCATTGCATCATtgacctttttttttgcttcaaaCTACCCTTCTTTAGAATGTTTTAACTCATTGACACCATTTTGTCCTGCCTTCAGGTTTGGCTTCTAAACAAAACTATGCTGTATGCTCAACCTTTACTTTCAGCTCCATCTCAAAATTCATATGCTATTGCTTCAGAATATCAGTTCACCCTCAATATTGGACTAAGAAGTTCAGATTTGTGGGTACATCCCCATGACTGCATCCATGAATTTTGAGATTAGCTTCAGTTAATTGTGCATTGATCTCCTCTTCCACATAAAGGCAAAAGCTAAGTTATTGGGTTTGACAAATAATGGTTGCTCATCTCTTTCATGCAATGCACTCCTTTAGATACAACTACAGCCCCACACAGGGTGACTATATTATATCAGTACCAAACTCGGACTCGGTTATACTAAACCAACCCTCGTACCGAGCGTACCAACACCATATCAGCATGGTATTAGTACAGGGTCCAGTACTAAGATTGCAAATCTTGCTTGTTAAGTTATTCACTCATGTGGTGGTGAGTTCTTTGAATAActctatacatatgtatgtatgtatgtacacatGTATTGAGTGATGGCTTGCCAATTTTGGTTGTATGTTGGCAAAATGCTCGAAAGTGATATGCGGTCGTTCCAACacttgcttctcaagcatgtattTTCTCCAATCTTCTCTTCATTCTCACCAGCAAATGAGCCATAAATTACAAAATAATTGTTATTGTAATTGCACTATCCATTGTCCATGCTACAATAATTACACATCAACCTCCAGCAAAATCCTTCCCCTTAACACTGTTCACATCAGCTTACTATCCTGAAACATACTAGATGCAGGCCTATGTTATCCATCTCTTCATATAAATTATTGCATCATGAGTTAATGGTATCACTAGTAGGTCCCTCTTAGCTCTAATTCTCACTTGTCTGGATTattttcacaaatatttggtcAACCAGCTCTACCAGATGGTTGCCATTTTCAAGATCCTCAACCTTACTTACAATCTTACTAGCTGTGAGTAAGCCGGACAAACATGGAGGGAGTAAAGCATCACATGAAGTAGAAAAGAATGAACAATAGAATTTTTTAATCAAAGATCGCAAAAGTATACAATTTTTTTAAGTCAAATATGTAGCTGAAGATGATGATAACACCAAGAATACTATCAATGTCATCAATAACCTTCATGCACAAGATGAAGGGTCACAGTTTAACACATGCAACGACCATCTAAAAGATGTTAAAAGTGATCTGAATGGCAATTTTGAAAACTTTCAGCCACTGGAGCACTAAACCCAATGTCATCAAACTTTATAGATAAAGCTAATAAAGGTGAACCTTGTGCAATGGTATGGAAACATTCTTATCGACGAAGTTAAATAAAGATTCTGACACTGTTTCAAATATTTCTGATCTTTACAGTAGAGCCAGTAAATGATATGTAAGGCTTTGACCTATGAAATTTGTTGAAAGGGTTGTAGATTTTTGGCTTATTTGATAGAAAATCAGATTATTTTCACCAAGAATCCAGGTTAAAAGGATTTACAGGTCGTTAATCGATAGGGATCTTTCACAAGTTAAAAAATATCGATGATGTTGGACATAAAATATGATGATAGGCCGGATTCAAGTTTGGTCGATGTTTGCAGATTTATTTTGTTCTAGATTATTTAGGGTTATGCCTACGGAGGGGCATTTCATGTGGAATTGCTTGGAAGGGGCTCAGTTAAAGTTTTATTAGGTCAAGATTCATAAGAATGTCATGTCTTGGCAAATGGATGGGTCGCAAGTTTGTTCGCTTACTTGAGAAGGTTTACATGTTAACAAAATAAGCATGGTGTAAATTTGATAGTTTGGGGACTTGGGTCCATCAGAGCAACAATGGTCACTTGCTCCAatctattttgcaggtatggCATATAGAAAACTCGAAGGAATATAACAAGTCAAATACAGAGATCTGGATGGTTACAGTATAACAACAAAAATCTCAAAGTTAAAGGACGAATACATGTACACAGACACAGACACATACACATACTGTTTACCCATTTACCCCATCACTGAATTCATAACCTAATCTATCAGTATTTCTAATTTGCAAGTATGGTACAAGCTTATTAGTGTAGCATCAAAATTGAATTCATCACCCTTAATAAAGGAGTCATGCAGCCCTTATTTTGGTTCAATCACACCCAACCATAAAGGGTCGGACATAGGAAAAATTACCAAATGGGAGATAAGAAGAATGATTTGCACATGTACGGCATTACCATAAATGCACCCAATAAAATTTATCCTGGATAACAGAGGTCAGTAGCATGATTAAAACAAACATTAATTAGTTGTTTTGTTTGCAGAAAGTCTTCATCAAGACTGTATTGATTGGCTCACCATTTGTTACCAAATTGAATGCTTTAGAAGACATCCTGTTGCAAGTGCATATCATCTTAGTACATATAGTAAAAAACCATTCAGGAGACTATTCAGCCAAGTTGTTACATGCATATTAACTTTCCCTATAATAACACAACAACAACTAGCATCCATACTCAGATCAGTTCAATTACTCAAGCAAAGCATGCACTTGTAGATAAATATACGCATTCGATCATAAATAACTAATTCACATGTTCATGCCCAATAATTCAAGGCATTGCACACTTCGTCTCCATTCATTATCTGCGGCACAACAACAATGGTAAGCCAAGAAAAAGGATGACTCACTGGCAATTGCAGAGGAGGATGCACTTGACCATATCCTCAAACAGGGTTGGCGACCGGAAAACTCGTCCGAAGCCCCTCTCCTTCGCGCCGGCATGAAGCTCATGGAACTCCCTCATCACCCGGTCATTCTCATCGGATATCCGAAGCATCCGGCGCACCTGTGCCTGCAACCAAAAGCCACATTCAACCGATCATCGACACCATTGAACCCCAAAGAAAACGAAgcatcaagaaagagagagctgGTACGATACGAGGATAGCATGCTGGTcttgggaggagagggaggaggcgcCGAAGACGGAGACGAGGAGGAGGGGGTGGGAAGGGGAGGGGTGGGAGATGCGGacgggaagggaggaggaggagttggAGAGGCGGAGGGGGCGGAGGAGGGATTTGGAGGCGGGGTCCCAGCGGTTGGGGGCCATCATGAAGAGCCCGTGGCTGCACACGGCGTTCTCCAGGTTGAAGCTTGGGTCATTGAGGGGCAGCTGCAGATGAGCCACGCAGCTGCCGCGGTCCGCTTCGCCGCCGGTCGCTTCTTCTTCCCCCATTTCCGACGTCGGACGGCGGCGGGTCGGCTGCTGGCCGGAGGAAGGCAATTAATAAGTAGCAGTTATTGCTCTAAATGAAGAAAATAAAGTCCCAAATCAGGGCTGCAGCTCATATGATGTGGACTCAAAAATTGCAATGCCTCGAGGATTGGATTAGGGTTGGTCGACCTTCAACCCAGCCCTCGAATCCAATCCGACCCAACCCAATTTAGCAAGATCAGACTTGATATATAAATGTTTTGATCTTTCTAAATTTTAGATTAGTgcaatattaaaatttttaagcaATTGAGGcctcaattaaccaaatatcaATCTAGGGAAAATATCCCAAATATTTATCCTATTGAAAATTAGCACAACTCAAACTTGTCAACCTGATGAAATCCAACTAACCTGAATTAGGGCTGAAGGATTTAGAGGTTGGGTTGGATTAGGGTTTGTGCTCAACCCGATCTAATGCGGCGGAATTGTAGCCCTAATTTTAATTATCTATACCTATATTTTAAGGTCAAACTTATGATCTGTACTTGAATCGGAGAGGTCATATTGAATACTAAGGGCGCCTCATAAATCATGATCATGCGGACCATGTGAAATGCAAGGTATGTGATCCCATGCATCACATAGGCCCCATATGAGCATGGGTCATGGGAAGTCGCACCCTCCAAATAGGCCCTCTCATTCTCAAAAATTAAACTCAAAGTCTCTAGTTGCTAAGTTGAGGGGTATGATTCAGAGGTCCCCAATGCCCTAAAGAATCAAACTTTGCCCCTTGTCAAAGAAGCAAAAGCTTATACCATCCAAACTAAAATTCAGAGGCTTGAGAGAGCTAATATGAGTACTTCAAGGAATACCATACAATATATATGATGTTCTGAAAACATCTACTTGTGTAGTGGCAGTGAGTTAGGCTAGGTGGTGAGGTCTAGCTAAGTAGGAACAGCCTTTGACTATGACCGAATCCACTAGCTCAAGTCCACACTCATGCAAAAATAAGCCCTTAACAAACCAAGGTGGAAAGCTTCAAGACTTGAAAAGGCAACTTGGGTGTGGATCCGAAACTTGGTGGCCCCACAGTTTTAAGAATAGTTGTAAACAAAGATATGTAGTAGTCCACACAAAAAATTCCAAGTGGAGCTATGCATGGCCAGCCTCCAAGCCTTTTGCATTAGGGAATAGGGATCGCAACAGTCCACCAAATGCTTTCCGATGTATTGAGATCTAGTGTTGTATCAAGCAAAACACTGCATGTTGGTCTTTTAACGGCCTTCGTGGATAGCCACCACATCATCCATCTCGGAAATGAAATGACTCTCCTTCATCTTTCCTCGTGCCATGTATGGCACTAAAAAGTGTATGGACAAGTTCACGGGATAAATGGAGCCACCAGTCTCCAACATGGATGATGTAGCAGCTATTTGGTTAAGGATTCTATGGTGCAAAACTTGCATCATGGAGGATCCAAACTCGAAAATTCTTGCCGAATTAAACATTTAGGTTTATCGGGCCAGGTCAAGATTCTTGACCCTCAATTATTCTGGATTGTGCTAACCCAATCTGGGGGGCAATATACAATATGTAATACGTACCTGCATACTTAAAACTCGCTTAAATAGTTGTAATAAGATCAAAAATGTTAACTAATtgcttatatttttttgatactCATGCAAGGCTGTTCTATTATGGCCTATTTTTCGGCAGTCAGTCGATGCCGGAGTTAGGTCAATGAGCTGAGATCAGCTTGGGCAAAGCCTAGATCTTGTGGAACTTTTCATCAGATGTGGTAATAAGAAAGCCATAGCATTATGGTGGTAAGAAACAGTAAACAAGGTACAGAGCTCCAAGCAACAGATCAAAAAATCAGTGCTACAACTATTGTTGAACAACTATTGTTTCTCATTGGCACACTAGTCCTTTGTGACTGGATCCATGTAGCCTGAGTCCATCCAAACTCATGTAGCCTTCCCCTTGTCTGTCTACTAATTGGCCCATGCAATGGAGGACCAACTGCAGGGAATTCACACTCCTCATAGCAATGAG
Above is a genomic segment from Phoenix dactylifera cultivar Barhee BC4 unplaced genomic scaffold, palm_55x_up_171113_PBpolish2nd_filt_p 000026F, whole genome shotgun sequence containing:
- the LOC103697865 gene encoding uncharacterized protein LOC103697865, with protein sequence MGEEEATGGEADRGSCVAHLQLPLNDPSFNLENAVCSHGLFMMAPNRWDPASKSLLRPLRLSNSSSSLPVRISHPSPSHPLLLVSVFGASSLSSQDQHAILAQVRRMLRISDENDRVMREFHELHAGAKERGFGRVFRSPTLFEDMVKCILLCNCQWPRTLSMARSLCDLQLELNLRTSREDFYPKTPEPRELKRKRGKKKKIVVKLETKLIEDEAGLAEDANSEINPDNEPKDLQVKETPSSTPSRTEETRNSFNLSELSTVSITLHDLSGDMPCPSKQMGDFPSPEELATLDVDYLAMRCKLGYRAQRIVSLAQNIVEHNLQLRKLEEVCGEFTLSSYVELDKELSGICGFGPFTRANVLMCMGFYHKIPADTETIRHLKKFHAISSTIRSVEKDVESIYGKYASFQFLAYWFELWDDYEKIFGKTSEMLPSDYRLITATNMKSKVSKKRR